The following are encoded together in the Brassica napus cultivar Da-Ae chromosome A9, Da-Ae, whole genome shotgun sequence genome:
- the LOC125578074 gene encoding uncharacterized protein LOC125578074 has translation MLSEKGSHTALGSKRYGSKGILPSMHSICGLLFKIDFPPVQDLRLGGMLIPTSCCLCSASDESRDHLFVDCPYTQIIWSLMLKKLSEVSITFTSSLQLLSWSSSTSTRSPRTLRSIDVQVIIYYTWTEKNNIVYKNRCYQPMTSSSLLTEWSGTQSLLVRPENNSRISWPSG, from the coding sequence aTGTTATCAGAGAAAGGCAGCCACACCGCCCTTGGTTCAAAGCGGTATGGTTCAAAGGGAATACTCCCAAGCATGCATTCAATATGTGGGTTGCTGTTCAAGATAGATTTCCCACCCGTACAAGACTTGCGTCTTGGGGGAATGCTCATTCCAACATCTTGCTGCCTCTGCTCGGCTTCAGATGAATCAAGGGATCATCTCTTTGTTGACTGTCCCTATACCCAGATTATATGGAGTTTGATGCTCAAAAAGCTCTCTGAAGTGTCGATCACTTTTACTTCTTCGTTGCAGTTACTGAGTTGGTCATCTTCGACTTCCACCCGGTCACCGCGAACTTTAAGAAGTATTGATGTCCAAGTCATCATCTACTACACTTGGACTGAAAAAAACAACATAGTTTACAAGAACAGATGCTACCAGCCTATGACCTCTTCAAGCTTGTTGACAGAATGGTCAGGAACACAATCTCTGCTCGTAAGACCAGAAAACAATTCAAGAATCTCATGGCCCTCTGGCTGA